CTCGATTTGATgataatttgcaaaaaaatagtGAACCCGCTAGGGTTTTTTTCGGACTAAAAAACGGAATATGATGAAGTCAGTTcctgagttcgattcccactcgatAAACTTTATTGTGCGATctagaaatagttttatatccattgtgtttgttgttatttaagataaaatatatgtaactcAAGATGAGTccaaattatgtaattatgtaattttcaataaggaaaacaaattaaattagctTAGGAACTTAGAATTATTTTAGCCGCTAACGATTCAAACTGCTTGTATGTGATAGGTAGGTACTCATATTTCAGGTTAAATTTTGTAATCTGGCAATAATTATCTTAATGACAGCAATACGGGTTGTGAGGTTACGACAACAATCGGCAGAGCGATAATTGACTTCAAAtcagttgtttttatatcaatacTTACTTTTGTCTGCGGTTCCGCTCgcgttgatttttttttattaaataatacgtAAGTCCAATATGTCCTTCTCTGTGCTATCTTCTGGCGAATTTTATCCAAAATGGGCTTAGCCGTTTTAGGCAAAAACGCGATAAGCGTTATCTTGTAAGCGGTAtcaatagaaataaacaatGTAGTGTCTGAGTGCGATCATAAAGGAAAACAATCCAAGGCAATACAATACTTACACATTTATGCAATAGAATACTGGACGAGACAGTCTggattttcaacaaaaatatctgCGACGTACCTACAtcataaaacctttttttagttAAAGAAGGAGCGTTGAGGATGATAACataattctattttttaatTGGCAAGTATTTACTAACTATCAGCTGTGATTGACAGCGCGGTGTGACCTAAATGATGTGCTAGAACTGACTAATACTATAATCGACTCTCAGCTGTAAATTTTTTATAGTCCTAATTCTTAGATTATGTATTgtgattaaaattatgtttttttttaatttatttttttcaatatttacacTATTACACAGCAgcgtaatgaaataatattgaataagtgttttaatgtatttgttaaagttaacttatttatatctcttcttaaattaataattcataaagTAACTCAATTATTACTATTGCAAGCAAATCACAAATCCAattcttcaaataaatttatcGACTAACGCGAGCATTAGTTACTATTACACTGACAATGGAACTTGCACATCACTAGTAAGCAAATGATATCCAATTGTCAACATTGGTAAATTGCACttgatttttttggtattaaaattattaattatttacaaagtgGAATGTAaaagttacaattaaaaatgGAGGAGAATAAAGTGGAACCTAAAGCAGAGGTTAAAAGAAAGTTTCCGACTAAGAAATTTGCTAAAGGATGTCTAATCGCGACAATTGGTAATTTTacgattatttatattaaaaacacttCATTTCTCTCAAGGTTCGGCATTTTAAAGGTCATATTATATCTCTGATACGTTTAAGTCGTTCTAATTGTCATTGTAACCGGATTTACAAGCAGAATAACGAAAAAAAtgaatcacaaatatttttatggcaatTGTCATATTGTGCACGATTTCCGctataaagttaatatttattacagtttcGCGTATACTATGACATAATACTGGCATAATAACTGcatgggatactttttactacctaaagtaacaaaagttgtacaacttttaatgaaatatctgTAGTTATTATTGAATTTAGTAATTTTAAGAAATGTTAGATATTTAATGTTACTTACCTTATATTACGCTGTTTGTGTGTATTTTGCCTTACCATAAACTGCTTGTATAATTTATACCAAAGCTACCCAGCTTCCACAAGCAACTTTTATGTAAAAGATTCTCagatttcaaaacaataatgtGTTAATCTATGTTGCTATTAATTCAAGAACTGTGTAAATAACTTACATTTATGCAGCGCTTGatcaatattaaacaaataataaataaataaataaatattttgggacaattcacacacggtcatatgattccaaactaagcagagcttgtactatggtaaccaaataactgataaacatacttatatacttctaaatacatacttatatagatacattaacatccaggctcagaacaaatactcgtgctcatcacacaaagatttgtcccgggtgggattcgaacccaccacacgcggcgctacggttgttgcggcgaggtgaccgcttaaaccactgcgccaaacgtgcagtaatATATTACATGATATTATATCTAATGTTCACATAGCATGTTGTATGTTGTCTTAATGAAACCTTCTAAGTATAATGAGTCAACTGACATTATAGTAATACTACACAAGAGCCATTTGAAGACAAATTGTTCCTCTTCCTTTGGTATAAAAggatttgatttttgttattaatgcCTACtcagaaaacaatatttaaaaaaaaaattaacactaacattaagatcatggtttattatgtatgtttattgaaaaataattaaatttgtcAGATGACTCAGTATACTTGGGAGGTGTTGTTATGTAGAAACTGTCAACAAAAATGCAAGGTGCTTGCTCAGCTTGCCTATTACTATTctaacttaataaatgtataactCATGTGTTTCTTAAATTTCCAGCATTCTCCATCGGTTACCTCCACTACCGCTACGTGTCCCACCTCTTTGAAAATGACCGTAACTTCTCATACTTATCCGAAATGGAACGAGAGATGTCTTTCCGTACAGAGATGGGCTTCTACTACTCATACTACAAGACTGTTATTGAAGAAAGACCGTTTATAGCTGGGATATCAAAGTTGATGTACGATCGGCTTGTCGAGTACCCAAAAGATGTGAATGCTtttaatagatttaatataCATCCTGAGGTGAGATTTCTAATCAtctatataattaagtaaataaaattaacccttTAATGTCCCACAGtagggcaagagtctcctcccttaatgaaggaggggtatttcaccacgctagccaagtgcaggttggggactttgcataccttcaagaaatgttctaaagaactctcaggcatgcattGCACAAAtgccttcaccgttggaacaagcgataattatttcaaatacacacataatttggtaaagtcattggtgtgtggtctcgggttcgaactgtcgaccacttgcgtgggaggcgctACTTAAACCatttggctatcactgctctcaaaagcaataaaatagtaCATAAAGTCCATTCAGACATAGCTTTTGGGAAAttataaacacatattttttgcCGTTATCGATATTGCTTGCGCCCtcaaatattttccaataacTTATTCACCAAGTACTTCATTTTAAAAAGTTCGTTAAGGTATTAAGTCCAAAGAATAATGGCCATAATATTAACTAACCTTCATAAAATTTCAGGTAATAATCGGTGCATTATACCGCTACTTAGAACCGTACATCAACACGAGTTCTCACCGTGAGTGTCACATGGTAGACCGTGGCGGAGGCCTGGCTCCCGTGGAGAGCTGCGTGGGCATCGGACACCCAGTCTACTTCTACTTGGAGACAATATGGTGGCTTGCGGGCCTGACTCTTGCTGCTGTGTTCCTTTATGCTGCTGCTTTAAggtaaaattttttttagtttagttaaagAATAACTTTTATTTCTCATTAAGAATTGCATACATAATTCACTTACTgagaaacaataattttaaattgattatcaTGTTTGAGCGCACAAAGTACGTAGAtacttaaataagaaacaaaacaaaatcataaaaaaaataaacatatgtatttcatacatacattcatacatacatattatgtgttTAGTCACaccattataaataaatagaataaaatttgcaatgcattaggtgcctttacacacattctatcgcgcgtgaaagagcgtgcTTGTAAAGGGTATGTAAGGGGAAAGGACCACGCGCCGCGTTCATCTATCAAGTCCTGGAAGAAAACCGCTCTctcagagcgcgctgctttcccgcgcgtaatactatacgctcctaagaacgtgcgatagagtgtgtgtgtgtataggCGGCCATTGACTTACTGGCATTTATTTTCAGGCCAACAacttgacatattattatacaatttctaAGGTATGATCATGGACCCACATATCTACACGGTCTCCCAGGGTCTAGAGCCCACAGGTCTAGGAAGACACGTGCAGATAAACTGCCAaaaattttcaaagatatttttttcgtttttccaATTCCAGTGAGAGTCTCCTAGGCGGCTTGCTAGCCGTGGCCCAATACTTAGCCAACCACTCTGAAGCGACCCGCGTGCAGTGGGCTCCCAACGAGCGAGAGAACCTCGCGgcgccgctgctgctgctgcagACGTGGCTCGTGACGCAGCAGCTCAGAGACCACCAGCGCAGGACCACCTTCCAGCTGCAGGTACGTCTCTATAACAGCTAGGCTCCAGGCTCCAGGGTCTACTAGTCACAGTACAACGAGCGAGAGAACCTCGCGgcgccgctgctgctgctgcagACGTGGCTCGTGACGCAGCAGCTCAGAGACCACCAGCGCAGGACCACCTTCCAGCTGCAGGTACGTCTCTATAACAGCTAGGCTCCAGGCTCCAGGCTCCAGGGTCTACTAGTCACAGTACAACGAGCGAGAGAACCTCGCGgcgccgctgctgctgctgcagACGTGGCTCGTGACGCAGCAGCTCAGAGACCACCAGCGCAGGACCACCTTCCAGCTGCAGGTACGTCTCTATAACAGCTAGGCTCCAGGCTCCAGGGTCTACTAGTCACAGTACAACGAGCGAGAGAACCTCGCGgcgccgctgctgctgctgcagACGTGGCTCGTGACGCAGCAGCTCAGAGACCACCAGCGCAGGACCACCTTCCAGCTGCAGGTATGTCTCTATAACAGCTAGGCTCCAGGCTCCAGGCTCCAGGGTCTACTAGTCACAGTACAACGAGCGAGAGAACCTCGCGgcgccgctgctgctgctgcagACGTGGCTCGTGACGCAGCAGCTCAGAGACCACCAGCGCAGGACCACCTTCCAGCTGCAGGTATGTCTCTATAACAGCTAGGCTCCAGGCTCCAGGGTCCGGAGACCGGGGTtcatgaaatacacccacgtttcgtcaaTAACAATGTATgtaccatgtaatagggggcaacctattgctatataccgggcacgttaccaaccttcgaactactattgagaaacatctacatatataatatttgaCTCAAAGGGACTGACTGCTAAgtaaggattttgatcaattctacccccgaGGGGAAAAAGTTggggataaaagtttgtatgaatacTTTGTCCTAAGTCAAAAaccagtctgtaataattacaatttcaacattatttacgaaaaaattacATCGCCTGAGCATTtttgatgaaccttttacgagcacaagtttaataatttttcctTAACCCAGTTAACTagctaatttaattaatttctttgtttcagGTCTCCATATTCGTGCTAAACTGTCTTTGCCTCTTATTCTGGCAATTCACACAATTTATATTTCTAACACAAACAGCAATATTCTTCGTTATGGAACAACTTAGAATAATTGACATAAAATCTCTTTGTATATTCCTTCATTCACATTTCTGTGGCTTACATATGGCCGTACTTTTGTTACAAGGAAATGATATGCTAAAATCATCCTTATATGCATCGTTTTTCTTAATAGTATCGGTTTATTGTCTGTTTTTCAGTTCTTTCAGGATTAAGGTTCAAAATCGTATAGATATATTTGTTGAAGCTTGGCTAGTGTTATTACGAATAGCCATTGTTATTTTCGCTTCTATTTATACGAAGAAATTGATTAGTAATTTCTTGGAGGTACAAGAAGACTCTCATATTTGGGATATTTTATActcaaaatttacaaatttcAAATCGTTTCACACAATGATTTATACGTGTTCTGAAGTTTTCGATTTCCTTCCTTGGTCTTctgttaaaaaacttttaaaatcttGCCTTATTCCGTTCGCATTATTGAGTGTAGTGAACATGTGTACATATTGGGTGTCCTGCTCTATCTCCCTATGTAAGAAAGAGACGGCAACACCGACGATCGAGAAAGAAAACATATCAGACGAATCAGACAGTGGTATAGAAAATTCGGACACGAAATTGAGAAAACGAAAACTAGTTACTGATTTAGACCTTATTGATAGAGATTTAAAGTCTAAAATCGATCAGGGAGTTGAGAATGAAGATTATTGGTTGTTGTTCTTGAAGAATTTGCGAGTGGACCCGGGTGTGTTTTATAGTATATCTCAGATGGTCGTGTTTGGGATAATGGCTTTGCTCGTGATGAGGCTGAAGCTGTTGTTTGTGACGCAAATGTGTGTCGTGTCCGGACTGATGATGAACACTTCATATTATATGTGAGTattaatttaactcattaatgtcccactgctgggcaaggatctcctcccgtaatgagggaggggttaggccttgagtccaccacgctggtcaattgcgggttggggactttgaataccttcaagaactgtcaggcatgcaaagttgcattgcctattttataagtacttaaaaaatgtatattttgttttcagggTACCGAAATCGTACAAGCGTTTTATACCATTTTTCTGGATAATCAGCATGTCTCCGTTAGTACATGAAATGTTTCATGGAATTACTGAAGAACTCTCTCATATAGGTAAGGTTTCTATATTGATTGTTGGCAGCGCCCCGCATGatcaataattattgtatcaaccacattgtaaaacttttggcgattgaaaagagtggccgtgagtttgttactagctcttctcataaggctctacctcctttccgagctagtggtagattcagtaattgtaacgactatcataagtgtcaatatttgacctaaatgaataaatgatttgattttgattttgattatagaAATGAAGTTTCATAGAAATCGGTTCTGTAGATTTGACATGACAATGCAAGATTTCTGAGGCatgttttatatgagtttaaacgctattgaatagataaactaccgctaaatgtacctcagaacgGCTCGACCaatgaattgtttttgtaaaattgtatttgtgaCACGGAAGTGTGTGTGAGGCGcacgtagccagttgcgctcaccggtcggtaaacgatctgtgggttaagcaaatcttggcgcggtcatcccatagatgggtgaccgtatagtggtatttgagcttgacgtctccgtgcttcggagggcacgtaaaaagtcagttccggttgttgtcaattaagataacagtcgttaagccacgtcaaaggcctttcgggcggcttgaagaactttgacactaggttgaccactaaccatacgattagtacACGGAAAAGGTTTTTATAGAGAGAAAAAAAGCGTGAGCGAAGCAGTTAGTAtagaataaagttaaataatttaatatttgttgttgcAGGTGAATTCAGTGACGTCTCCCAAGAGCAGTTGATGGAGTGGATCAAAGCGGAGACGCCTGTGACCGCGGCGTTCGCGGGTTCGATGCCCATCTTAGCCAGTATCATGTTGATCACTAGGAGACCTATAGTTGCACACCCACATTACGAACACCAAGAAGCCAGGTAAGGGATTTAAAtactagaattttatttaaaactagcttttacccgtgacttcgcctggtttgtgacttagggcAGAATGTTCatgcaaactttcatcccctattttatccccttggtaGGGTAGagttgatcaaaatcctttcttcgcggatgtctacgtcataacatctacctgcatgacaaatttcAGTTCGATCCGTCCTTTGGTTTGGGCTGCGCGTTGATAGATCACCTTGtgtggaggagctcgtggcttagttagcagatcgatctctgaggttaagctacgcttgccgaggttgttctgtgcatgagtgaccatcttacacatatcgagttcctccgtgtttcgaaaggcacgttaaattgtggttcCCGGCTGTTATTCTCAAAGATTTTTGTcggttaacagtagtcagaagcttgaaagtctgacaaccagtcttaccgaagggtatcgtgttaaaatctaggtaactgtgttgtggaggtcagatagacagtcgctgcatgtaaaatactaatattcagctgcatcaggtgagactggaagccgactccaacatagtttggaagaatgGCTAAgctaataatatgtatttgtgcAGGGAGCGTGCGTATGCGGTGTACAAGACATACGGGCGGTTCACTCCTCATGAACTGTATCAAGAATTGAACAAGCTGAGAGCGACGCATCTCGTCGTTGAGACTAAGTACTGCTACGGACGAAGCAGGTATGTTGCCCTCTGACCTAAATGAATGTttaggttaaagaaaaaatattaaactagtACTCGTAAaaagttcatctaaaatgcttaCGCTATGATATatgtgaggcgcccatagccagttgtgctcaccggtcggtaaacgatctgtgggtatcaccgttggcgcggtcattctacagatgggtgaccgcatagtggtatttgaactgagcgtctccgtgcttaaagtcggtcccggttgttgtcaaataagataacagtcgttaagccacgtcaaaggccttcaggcttgaacaactttgacactaggttgaccacttaccatacgatagatagatagacttgACTGTCCCTCTGACCTGACTGAATTGTCtaggttaaagaaaaaatattaaacttttactcgtaaaaggttcatctaaaatgcttaCGCTATGTTATTTTTCTCgtaaatgttgaaattgtaattattacagactaaaacatttttttcggcactcatttgataccaacgaaaatacgaatctgtgacgtcactatgtcgtatttctatactataaTGTGTTTTAgtcatttcataaagagtagctgatttgttTTGGTAGTCAAGTACCAAATTAttgctcggtttctgaggtacattttaccggtagtttattgaatagataaactaccggtaagTAACTGTCATttctatatgagtttaaacgctattgaataaataaactaccgctacatgtacctcagaaaccgtgggtAAGATATGATTTTCCAAAAACACTGAaacacttgtttatttattttaaacgagtCCCCGAAGGACGGAGACGcattttaaataccactatgcggtcactcatccatggaatgaccgcgccaaggtttgcttaacccacagatcgtttaccgaccgtgcaactggctatgggcgcctcgattcaataataatgtaaaatatttataataataatagcgctgggcaagggtctcctcccgtaatgagggaggggttaggccttgagtccaccacgctggccaagtgcgggttggggactttgcatgccctcaataaatgtattaaacaaattttaggcatgcaaggtttcctcacgatgttttccttctccgttcgagcatgtgataattatttctaatacacacataacttcgaaaagtcattggtgtgttgcctcgggttcgaaccagcGACCACtcgcgtgggaggtgtcaacttttACCACTCATCACTGCTCCaaaccaaatatttattataataaattattatttgttttacagtaAAGGGTGTTCATTCCAAGACATATGGGACGCGGAGACGCCGTGGCACGCGGCCCGCGCGTCAACCTGCCGCGTGCTGCTCAACGAGAGAGTAGAACACTTCTACCGGGTGTTCAGTAACCAACACTACGCCGTGTTCAGCGTGCACGATTACAGTGTCAGGTGCGTTGGATGATTTGGTTGGATGATCTGTTGGATGATTTGTTGGATCAACTTGGTTGGTCGGTTGGTATGCTCGGCGAACGTGTTTTTCCAATATgttgttaaatatgttttacgaTCAACATAGTAATTTTCATAGGCTTTATAGTTAAAAtgattgaattgaataaaattttgtttctgGTGTGATTGTGACTAACACAACATGTGCGCCAACATGCTAGTCTATCACATCCTTCTTGTGTTTGCCAACGTGTTGTCCGACCATGTTGGCCAACTTGCTCGCCAACTATATTGGTGAAATgtctttattatgtattttatgtataattgttatttatttttgttcacagATACATGCCTCGTAGTTTCGACACCTGACATTTAACAAAACACGCGAACAAACATAGAGACTGACAATATACTTAATGTAGGGTTACACGCTCGGGTTGTTACATGTTTAGTCAACTGATGGTTGATGGGGCGCCGTCAACCAATAGTTGAAGTGACAACATCAACCAATGATTGTTGTTATTACAGTCAACCAAAGGTTTATGTAACCACCTTAAACCAAAGGTTTATGTAACCACCTTCAACCAATGATTGACGTATCAACTCGTGATGGTTGTCGTCTCCACAGGAAAGCAATGAATGATGTGACCGTGTCaaccaatattttatgtaatgacGGTCAACCAATGGTTCATGTCATCACCGTCAACCAATGAATGATGTGACCGCATCAACCAATGGTTGTTCCGTCACgtatcaatttaaaaacatgGTTGTTGTAGTACTTTTGTTAGTTGAAACATTTCTAGTACGCGCAATTGAACTTTGTGTCTCTAAACCAGgtcaatcaatttaatttaaaccttaacccccggttactgaggtacatttagcggtagtttatctatccaatagcgtcaaaattcatacaaataaaaagctattgaatagataaactaccgctaaatgtacctcagaaaccgggggtgactCCTTTAAcatatagtataaaatatggCAGCTTAACGAGCGTTATAATTGAACTTTAATATCGTTTTAATTcatcgaggcgcccatagccagttgcactcaccggtcggtaaacgatctatgagttgagcaaaccttggcgcggtcattccatagatgggtgaccgcatagtggtatttgaactgggcgtctccgtgcttaaacggtcccggttgttgtcaattaagataacagtcgttaagccatgtcaaaggccttagggcggcaacaactttaacactaggttgaccactaaccatacgataataaaaataaggagtgtagatttattttaaattgatttattctcAGTTGGCGCTCTTTTGCTGGTTTCCATAAAACCAGGCGCGTTTTGAAACTacaactagtattttttatttagtattattaacatacatacaaacatacataatatttcgcctatgatgtatgtatgtgaatgaagcaagggaagtttgtaaggatcgtaccaagtgacgctctttggtctctgcctacatctaTGCGGAAAAggcgagatattatgtatgtataattaaatattgtattattatctgggggcacggaagtgcccccgcaagtcgagcaaaaaaaaagcggcacggccgtaacatccttttctcgaagcaattcgggctatttttgacccccccataatttcgttgtggataaaacaagaagcctggattttcagcaactaatcagtcattgtataaacacggtatatttaaaatttcagtcaatttgaaccggtagtttaagaatgacaacttgttgaaattttgaattttgtcactcactgattcactgactcactgactcaccgatcatcaaaagtctaaggtacttctagcagacttagaagcttaaaatttagaatacaaatagggtttagtgtcttaatcatgggaaaaatttaatattttctaatttcggtccagttttctaaatacaacaactgcaacaataactttgtaatcccatataaatgtataagattacaaggttacatttgcagttaatgaattattattactgtagaaaataaaataaaaataaataggtgtaaataggtacctactatatg
The DNA window shown above is from Anticarsia gemmatalis isolate Benzon Research Colony breed Stoneville strain chromosome 29, ilAntGemm2 primary, whole genome shotgun sequence and carries:
- the LOC142985204 gene encoding protein C-mannosyl-transferase DPY19L1, translating into MEENKVEPKAEVKRKFPTKKFAKGCLIATIAFSIGYLHYRYVSHLFENDRNFSYLSEMEREMSFRTEMGFYYSYYKTVIEERPFIAGISKLMYDRLVEYPKDVNAFNRFNIHPEVIIGALYRYLEPYINTSSHRECHMVDRGGGLAPVESCVGIGHPVYFYLETIWWLAGLTLAAVFLYAAALSESLLGGLLAVAQYLANHSEATRVQWAPNERENLAAPLLLLQTWLVTQQLRDHQRRTTFQLQVSIFVLNCLCLLFWQFTQFIFLTQTAIFFVMEQLRIIDIKSLCIFLHSHFCGLHMAVLLLQGNDMLKSSLYASFFLIVSVYCLFFSSFRIKVQNRIDIFVEAWLVLLRIAIVIFASIYTKKLISNFLEVQEDSHIWDILYSKFTNFKSFHTMIYTCSEVFDFLPWSSVKKLLKSCLIPFALLSVVNMCTYWVSCSISLCKKETATPTIEKENISDESDSGIENSDTKLRKRKLVTDLDLIDRDLKSKIDQGVENEDYWLLFLKNLRVDPGVFYSISQMVVFGIMALLVMRLKLLFVTQMCVVSGLMMNTSYYMVPKSYKRFIPFFWIISMSPLVHEMFHGITEELSHIGEFSDVSQEQLMEWIKAETPVTAAFAGSMPILASIMLITRRPIVAHPHYEHQEARERAYAVYKTYGRFTPHELYQELNKLRATHLVVETKYCYGRSSKGCSFQDIWDAETPWHAARASTCRVLLNERVEHFYRVFSNQHYAVFSVHDYSVRYMPRSFDT